Part of the Arachis hypogaea cultivar Tifrunner chromosome 6, arahy.Tifrunner.gnm2.J5K5, whole genome shotgun sequence genome, ATCTATATATTATGTAGACAAATaaaagcaaaataagaaatttggCCAAAAAAACAAGTACAATAAAAGTGAACTCTCGAGTTAAAATTTCGTTGAGTAAGGACAATCATTGATATTCAAATGGTAACACATCTGTACAAACTAGAGTTAAAACTTGGAAGATTAACTGACACTAGCAGTTCTCCGAAATGACATGCATGTACAAAAATATAAGAGTTCACCTGCATTATAAAGATGGGGTAAAAATGGTCAAAAATGGAAATTCAGGTCTATCATTCTTTGGATGCAATAGCCCATAATTGACACCTTTCATTCCAAAGttcaaaaataatactaaataatcAATAAAGGGCTCAGGCGTCCAAATTTAGCATCCTATCCAAACTTCATTTCCTAGTGTTGCAACTTGTTATGGCCTGCAAAATTGTGTTCCAATAAGCAACGCTACATCTACTTCACTTCCTACTCCTGAGTCCTGAGAATGATAGTTACTCCTTTGCCGACCACTGTTTTATGCGTGTTCCTTaatccaaaacaaaacaaaaaaaagtgagCTTTCACTATTACTACAAATTCCCACCAAACCAACaagtaaagattaataaagataaaaaaactgTTACTATTACTACCAAAGCAGGGAAGTATTGTCATTCAAATTTGCAGCTTCACAAAACTGTTAAGGATATACAAATTTCACAAGGTTCAGAGCAAGCACGCAAAAGAATATTCAAATAAAAGGGTTCAATACGAGAGTATGACGATGACGTTTTCCTAAGGGGGATGATGACACTACTTCTATTAAATATGCCATGACCCAATAACCAAATACTCCCTTTCATTGTCTGGAAACATTGATCTTCTAAATTACCGCTCCAAATCGACAGTATTTTGACACGGTGGTAGTAATATTTTGTACATTCTCAAATAGGCAGTTTAATTGCGAAACAGAGAGAGAAGCAGTTAATACTACTACTTGTAAAACACACGCATGGCATTAGATTATCGTAGAATTTCAACACTATGTGACACATCATGACTACCgccaaaatttaatttaaataatccaAGTGACATCCACAAACCTAATTAATCAGAACCcatcaacaaaacaaaacaacacaACACAGACATCAACTCCTGACATCTTGCAAGATATTGTTGAGAAGTGTTCtataaaataagatgatcacaTCAAACATTCAATTAGAAGTTTAACGTAcggcaaaaggaaaagaaatctaCCTCTTCATTCTCTGCTGCTATCAATCAGCAGCCCCTGCTTCTTTGACATCAATGGCAAAAGCATACTCCTGATCACAGCCCATGAATGAATCACACATGAAGTAAAGGGTATAGGATTTCTTTCCAGCATCAGCGGGAGCAGCAAACTCCAGTTTGGCTTTTAGCTTCCGCTGAAGCGAAACCCGTTTAATGGCAAGCAACAAGTTGTGTTTGGTGTCACCAACAACAAGCCACCATCCCTCCTCCTTGGATTTTGGATACCTGGGAGCATCAACAGGTCCTACTTCTGCCTGATCCCGTTCGAGAGTGACTTGTATTGTGACATCTTCCCCCGCCCGCACGTCACTGTCTATCACCTCATATGACAAATCAATATTGGGGAAACGATTACAAAATCTGGCAATATCAAACAACTGGGAATCTGGCATGCCCAACAACTCCCGCCTTTCATCATCGTCCATCTCTAATAAATCAAACACAGTTTCTATACTCTTCCCTGGGTTTTCCTGGCATTTCTTGGCCAGATCCTTAGTAAAGTGAGGAAGTTGTAATAGCATGGAGTCACGTTCCCACATTCCTTGAGTAACCATTTGACTAACTTCCATGGCAAGAAGAGCCAAGCTTAGCCAACCATTACTTGATATTACATCTACCATTGCCTGAAGCAATCTATTTGCAGAAAGAAGAACCTCCCTCTGGTCCAGTGCAAGATTTCCCCCGACAAATTGCCTAGAGAAGTGGGCCTGCAGCAAAGCATTAGCTTTAACATGTGGGTCTGTGACTCGGGGGTTTTCAAAGGAAAACCTTTGGTGATTGATTAATCTGCGAACCACCTCTTCCTCCCCAGGTCGTATTGGAAGCTGAGCATACTCAGAAGCTGAAGACAGAACCTCCAAAAGATCCTTCATTTTTGTCTTTGAAGTCAAAGATGATGAAAACCGCTCAATTGTTGTGTAACTGATGTAATAATATGAAGCAATCATACCAAGATTGAGTGGAGAAAGATCCATGTCATCCTCGATCAGAATACACTTGCTCGCTTCCAAATCACTCAATGTATTTTCCACAAGCTCTGAAAGGTGATCAGAAAGATGTCTGTGACTAACTCCTTGTAGATTGTAATAGTTGGGATTTTGTGTGAGCCGCCTGTACATGAATGTCCATGTGAGATAATCTACAGCATCTTGCTTATTCTCAATAACCCCAGCAACAATTTCAGCATTCAAGTTATCATGCAAGAAGTGATGAAGGTGGCTCTCAACAGGGAAAGCTTCATATAAAAATTTCTTGTAGTATTCTTTACGGGGTGCATGACACAAGATGACACATTTCCCAGAACTATCTACCAAAGGCCGGCTGGCATGACCCATCATCTGCAGAAGATCAGTAACAGGGTAATCTGACTGTGCATTTTCACACCCATCGTAATACTGTGTGCCCATCACAACTACCAAGTGAGCTGACAATGTCACTCCCCAACACATAGAACTACTCAAAACACACACCTGAATCCAGCCAGCTTCAAACAGTTGGGTCACGATATCATAATCCAGATTGTTTAAGCCCTCATGCAAGTATCCCACTCCTTCTTGTAAAGTGGCTTTCAACattttatcactaatcttgtcaAGAAAAGGTTTAAGCTCTTCTGGGGACCGCAATAAGAATGGCTTCTCTGTGCTGTCTGCACCCGAGTATGTAATCAGATCCACAGCTGTCGTGTGCACATGCTTCCTTGTAGGCACAAATACAAGAGCAGGTTTAGCATTCTTGGCATGCTGAACAATTGCAGCGGAAGTTGGTTTCGTCATTGCTTGCATCCTTGCCTCAAAATTGGCAATGTCTACACCTTGAATGTGTATTTCCAAAGGTAAAAGACCATGGGAAGTAGCTCCAATCCATTCTCCTAGATCCTTGGCATTTGCAAGAGAGGTAGACAAAGCCACAATACGAATCTTGTTTTCAACCTGACTAGCAATATATCTCATCCTCGAAACAATGACTTCCAAAACAGGACCACCTTGACCTCCAATTAAGTGGAGTTCATCAATGATGAAAAGACTAACCTGCTGCACATGTTTCCTCTGTTTCCAGCGGCGGGATAAAGCATCCCACTTCTCTGGGGTGCTAATGATAATCTGACCTTTCTCAAGTAGCTTCAAGTCAGTTGCAGTTTCTCCAGTCAATTGAACCACCTTCAATTCAAGACCATCTTTACCAAATTTCTTCTCCCAATCATGATACCGTTCCTTGGCAAGAGCTTCAATAGGTGCAATATAAACAACACGCATGACACTATCAGGCCCTTTCTGATGATTCCTCAAAATAGCGAATTCTGCACAGATGGTCTTACCACTTCCTGTTGGTGCAGCAACTAATACATTGTCATCAGAATTATACAGAACTGTGAATACTTGGGTCTGAATAGGATTGAAATGCTTGAAATCCCGATAAAGTGCTTCATACTTTGGATTTCTCAATGCAGTCACAGGCAGTGGTTGCAGGTCCAAGAGTTCAGTTGGGGGAGGGTACTTTTCAGGTAAGATAAGGTGCCTGAAGGAAACACGTAGAACAGTTTGTGACCCAAGCCATCTATCTGAAACAACATGGATGAAGTATTGAGGAGGAAGAGGTTCGTAGATTGGAACTGTGAAATTCAGCGTATGATCCTCATCAATAAACTGTTTTTTCAGCATAAAAATCTCATGATGAAGGATATATTCACCATCATTATCCTCAACAATCACCCAAAAGGGCTCAACATAACCATGAATTCTGTCATCCCATGCGAAATCTGGAGTTATTGTGAGTTCAACCCTCAGATCTGTCCGAGTAATAGGCTGCACATGAGCTGCAAGGTTCAGTTTTGGAAATTGATGGATATATTTATGAAGCATCCTTCCCATCTTCGGAGCACCAATGAGTTCATCTATCTCTTGTGATGATAGGTCATAATACCGCTCCCAAGCCAAATCTTTCTTCTCCAACTTCGTTAATACATCACCAGGGATACCATTGAACTGATGAAGAGGTGTTTGGACACTCCACATCCTCTTCATCACCATCTTGCACAAGTTCAGAGCCTTTTCAGCCAACTGTGCCCATCCACGTTTCAGTACAATCTCAAAAAGAGCCCGCAAAAGGCGTCCAGCACTCTgaaagaacaaataataaaaatcagtACAATACTAACAAATTACAAAAGTCAGCAAGACTGGAAAATTTGGTGTGTTTTTGCTgtgtttttctgtttttatttataagaattttagaaaattttcaaaattaaattttggaaaacatggAATCTGCATTTTTTGAAGTGTTCTCTAagaaaattttgacaaaaacTGAGATATGAAAACATGGTGGCATGTCCCATAATTAAGCTgaacttctttctttttcttttcaacctTCCTTTTAAATAGTACCCCCACCCAAAACCCCTTTATCACTTCACCCTCACAGCTGGGAATGTTGCCCACTTTGCAAAACTGCTTCCAAGCCTTGCTGGCACTGCCTCCTGCTCCGTTGCCGGCGCCAAACATGCCCCAAGCGACCACTGTCAAGCATTGTTGCAACAGTTTCCTTCTTCCTTTTAATATTCATATACATTAACAGTAATTTCATGAAATAGCGATTTTGAGCCTTTTTGGTATTTTTATCATTTCCTCCCTTTCAATTAattgtagttgcattcataatgAGGTTAATTTCGTGTTAAGGAATTGATAATGGatatgaaaagaaaaatcagtttgTATCCGAGTTTGCATTTTAAGGGGAAAAAAAAGATCAACATAACTGTACCAAGTTATAAAATACAGGCATGTACATTATAGGGAAAATTAAACATATTCTAATATcacaatttcaatttattttgaagttcatgtaaaatattttttagttcataatttttgaaaacaatgaCATGTAATATGATGCATAATAAAATTAAgttccttttttatttatatttcacgtttaaattatttttaaattgatatttaCTTATTCTAAAAGTTTTAACAATTTGAAAATTGGCAAATCAAACGgattttcaatgttttcaaacttttAAAGACAGAAAATATAGTCAAACCAAACATGTTTCCTAGACcttgaaaatatgaaaataaaatctgTTTCAGAAAATGAAAACATGTTTTCTTATTTCTTTAACCAAATTGACCATTAATATCTCAATAGAATAGAACACAGTCTAACCTGAGTTATGAAAACCATATCAGATGTTAGTGAAAGCCCTTCAAGCTTTAACTGTGAAATGTATGTTTGAAGCAAAACATTGATTTTCACACTTGGCTCTTCCAAACTCTCCTTGATGGGAATGGGAACACggtctaaaagctttgctagctCCACCTTCTCATCCTGCCTTACCGTCACATACTTGAATTCTTCACTCAGTGAGAACAATCGGCATAGCTCTATGTCTCCCATCGTAGGCTTCAAATGCTCGTTATATGTGGAGATGGTTCCATGTGTTATGTAGTAGTAACTCGCAATGCGACCCAAGTCAGTGACCTGAAAATATCCACTCTTCCTGTCATATTTCACCAAATTATTTCTATCCAAGATGGCTGCAGCTGTATGAATCTGCAAGATTTAAATCAGAGAGATTAAGATTAGCCATTAAACCAGCAAAAGACAGGAATGGGCAATACAAGAATACACATCCAAAACATCTGCATTAACATCACTCAAATTCGTCCACCATATTATCGAAAGAGAAAATACCAATTCCAGGTAAAGGAAACCAGGCAATTTTTGGTGGTGAAACAACAAATTTTTCCTCAAGTGAAAAATAGAATGGAAACCATGTGGCGTCTTTGTAATTAATTCCCGACTCACgaaataaaaatacaaagcaTTTTCTGAAACTAAACAAACCTTAAGTTTCTCGGcctataatgaactagtaaccatTTTAAACAATTCTACACAAACCATGACTTGACAAGCATAAACATGACTAGAGAGACATTCCATACATTCACACACAAAAAACAGATTAACAATTAAAGACCCATGACAAATAAACCAGTGTtgggttaaaaaataaaaataactaaataaaacaaACCAAAGAAAGGCAAAGAAATCAGTTTGGTTCAGGTAAATGATGCATAACGAAACCATGAAAGCATATATTGCAGTGCAACATCAAGTTTTTCTTGGCCGATGAAGATCTAGTACccattaaataattctacagaaACCATGACACTGACAAGCATAAACACGACTACAAAGCCGATCCATATATATGTTGCACGCGAACGCCCACACAAACAAATGAAAAGGGAAGGGGGAAAAGGTTTTAATGaataaacagaaaaagaaagTGTCAAGTTAAAACATCTTTTTGGTTCATGTAATAATGCATTATGATACAATTAAAACTTATATTGCAGTGATACTTACCAAATCAGCTCTTCTTTCCTCCAAATTTATATCTCTTGTCAGCACATCAGGTTCTAAACCATAAAGTGAAGGATTACGCAACATGCGGACATACAAGTAAGTATATGCAAGCCAATCACAGGCTTCTCTAGCATTTTGGACAGTACCAAGAACAATTTCTGCATTCAGCTGATCAGCCAACTTGGACACAAACTGGCTCTCAATAGGAAGTTGCTGATTCATAAGTGAGAGGTAATACTGCAACTCACTATGGCTAGTAACAATTATTCCTTCACCATACGAGTCGTACTGGGGCCTTCCAGCACGACCCAGCATCTGCATCACATCAAGATGGCTCAGTTCAGTCCATGCTCCCTTATCCGGATTGTAAATCTGTGTTCCCTTAATTATCACCGTGTGAGCTGGAAGATTCACACCCCAGGCAAGGGTTGCGGTGGATACCAAAACTTGCACATGCCCATCAGCAAAGAGATCCTCAACAAGCTGACGATCTGTCCTGGTCATACCGGCATGATGAATTGCAAAACCGTACGGCAGAAGATCCTTAAGATCATTGCTCTTCACAAGGTCAGTATGAGTATGAAGAATCTCCCGACTTGCACTGTCTTCTTTAAGGAATCTACCAAGAGTATCTTTTGCAAGAGCAGTATCTCTGATGGCTTTAGCTGTTTTAGCAGTTTCTTTCCTTGAATGTACAAATATAAGAACTTGATGTTTTCCTGCCACAGCCATAACTTTCTCATAGCAAATATCATTCATCAACTGGAACCTCTGAAGTGGCTCCTTTACTGTGATTCCAACATACTGTTGAGAAAGAGGAACAGGCCTATAACTATTATCAAAATAGAACAACCCCTTCTCCAGATGAACTCGTAAAAATAGTGCCACATCTTCGTAATTAGGGAGAGTAGCAGACAAACCCACCAACCGAATATGCTCTTCTGTGGTTTCAATCTGCCTTACTGTTCTAGCAACAATGCTTTCAAGAACAGGACCTCTATTATCATGAAGAAGATGGATCTCATCAATGATAACTAGTTTCACAAGTTGTGGGTAAGTAGGATCTCCTGACTTCCGAGTGATAATATCCCACTTCTCAGGTGTTGTTACAATAATTTGAGTCTCCTCTATCTGTTGTGGGGTTAGCGATTGATCTCCACTGAGCTCCCTAACTTTAACATCATAACTCTGCAGCCGATTGGATAAATTCCCAACAACCTCAGCTACAAGGGCTTTCATAGGTGCAACATAAACAATTTTGTATGCACTATGATCAGTTGAACCATCATCTGGATTTCTATGCAGGGCAATCTGATGGAGAATTGTGAGGACCGCCACATTAGTTTTACCAGCCCCAGTTGGAGCACAAAGAAGAAGATTGTCAGGCTTGAAAAGAGCAGTCTCGTAAACCTGGCTCTGAACCCTATTCAACTGTGTCATTCCTTTAAAGGCTGGTTGTGCCCAGTCCGGCATAGAAGATATCTTAACAAGCTTCTCATTCTCCTTAAGTGGTTTAGCCTTCAAAGCCGGCACATGAATTTCTTCATAAGACCCATCTGGAAGGTCACACTTCTTTTTTGCCATAAACAAACCACCTTGTGCAAAAGCAAGGTTATCTAGATCAAGCATCTGACGCTGACCTTTCAACCATCCACTCTCTGCATCTCTATCAGCAAGCCCCCTCCTGCTCCTCTCACTGTCCCTGTCCCCATCACAGCCGGTATCATCCCTCAACCGACGTGCCTCTTCCCTTATACTCTTCTCCAAGTTCTTCTTCTGCCTCTCCTTCGCAGAGGCCCTTGTTGCATGCAACTGCTCCAACATAGGCTGCAAATCTGTCCCCTTCATTTCCTCCTCAATCTTCTCTCTTTCCTCCTGCTTGAACCGTGCTCGAGTTGGCACGTACTCGTACTGCTTGAACGGTGGGTGTGCCTCGGCACCACCACCAAGGTGCGACATTTTTCTCTACTCTCTTTAAATCCAAGTTAAAAAAAGGACAAAAACCCTAACCCTGCaaaatcaaaattgaaagcaAAAATGGATCAGAAAAGTATTGGATACAACCAATTGAAACAAAACCAGCAACATAAGAAAGACAATAAGATTGGGGCAAtcgaaagaagaaaaagtaacaaTAAATGTGTCCGACCTTGGAAATGGTAGCCTTGTTGGAGAGACGAAATAGACTGGGGACTTTGGAAGATTAGATATTTGGGGCAGGTAAGTGAATTGAGAATGGGTGGTACCCTAGTGTTAATCACGAATAAGATGCTGTTTATTTTGATAGCACGATGCATGGTATGTTGAAACTTGGAACCCAAGACACAACCTGTATTATTGTGGTAGGTAAAAAAATCTTCTAAAGTGTGAGAAAAAAAGATTAGATGAATTAAGAATTTGTCGAtactatcttttattttttaataaattttaattactaaattaatttttaaaattttattttgttagataaATTAGTCCCACATATCATATTGcttgattataaaaaaatttgtctaaaaattttaaaaattgatatatttctattaaataataacaaactaATTTGCTCGtacatagaaaatattttatttattatgtgtaaaacaaaattatattattaaacataaatCCAATAGTAAAAATTTTTGTCTTATATAAATTTAATCTattccaattaaaaaaatatatctactcaagaaaaaacacaaataataataataataattaattttgtagcttattagttattagtatatccaaagtcaaaccttatttctcaaatataaataaaactattAGCAatcattaattataaaaattttaatatttgtttatttttgaaacatataaaatttataaatttagattaaataagataataaaaa contains:
- the LOC112696073 gene encoding DExH-box ATP-dependent RNA helicase DExH12-like, whose product is MSHLGGGAEAHPPFKQYEYVPTRARFKQEEREKIEEEMKGTDLQPMLEQLHATRASAKERQKKNLEKSIREEARRLRDDTGCDGDRDSERSRRGLADRDAESGWLKGQRQMLDLDNLAFAQGGLFMAKKKCDLPDGSYEEIHVPALKAKPLKENEKLVKISSMPDWAQPAFKGMTQLNRVQSQVYETALFKPDNLLLCAPTGAGKTNVAVLTILHQIALHRNPDDGSTDHSAYKIVYVAPMKALVAEVVGNLSNRLQSYDVKVRELSGDQSLTPQQIEETQIIVTTPEKWDIITRKSGDPTYPQLVKLVIIDEIHLLHDNRGPVLESIVARTVRQIETTEEHIRLVGLSATLPNYEDVALFLRVHLEKGLFYFDNSYRPVPLSQQYVGITVKEPLQRFQLMNDICYEKVMAVAGKHQVLIFVHSRKETAKTAKAIRDTALAKDTLGRFLKEDSASREILHTHTDLVKSNDLKDLLPYGFAIHHAGMTRTDRQLVEDLFADGHVQVLVSTATLAWGVNLPAHTVIIKGTQIYNPDKGAWTELSHLDVMQMLGRAGRPQYDSYGEGIIVTSHSELQYYLSLMNQQLPIESQFVSKLADQLNAEIVLGTVQNAREACDWLAYTYLYVRMLRNPSLYGLEPDVLTRDINLEERRADLIHTAAAILDRNNLVKYDRKSGYFQVTDLGRIASYYYITHGTISTYNEHLKPTMGDIELCRLFSLSEEFKYVTVRQDEKVELAKLLDRVPIPIKESLEEPSVKINVLLQTYISQLKLEGLSLTSDMVFITQSAGRLLRALFEIVLKRGWAQLAEKALNLCKMVMKRMWSVQTPLHQFNGIPGDVLTKLEKKDLAWERYYDLSSQEIDELIGAPKMGRMLHKYIHQFPKLNLAAHVQPITRTDLRVELTITPDFAWDDRIHGYVEPFWVIVEDNDGEYILHHEIFMLKKQFIDEDHTLNFTVPIYEPLPPQYFIHVVSDRWLGSQTVLRVSFRHLILPEKYPPPTELLDLQPLPVTALRNPKYEALYRDFKHFNPIQTQVFTVLYNSDDNVLVAAPTGSGKTICAEFAILRNHQKGPDSVMRVVYIAPIEALAKERYHDWEKKFGKDGLELKVVQLTGETATDLKLLEKGQIIISTPEKWDALSRRWKQRKHVQQVSLFIIDELHLIGGQGGPVLEVIVSRMRYIASQVENKIRIVALSTSLANAKDLGEWIGATSHGLLPLEIHIQGVDIANFEARMQAMTKPTSAAIVQHAKNAKPALVFVPTRKHVHTTAVDLITYSGADSTEKPFLLRSPEELKPFLDKISDKMLKATLQEGVGYLHEGLNNLDYDIVTQLFEAGWIQVCVLSSSMCWGVTLSAHLVVVMGTQYYDGCENAQSDYPVTDLLQMMGHASRPLVDSSGKCVILCHAPRKEYYKKFLYEAFPVESHLHHFLHDNLNAEIVAGVIENKQDAVDYLTWTFMYRRLTQNPNYYNLQGVSHRHLSDHLSELVENTLSDLEASKCILIEDDMDLSPLNLGMIASYYYISYTTIERFSSSLTSKTKMKDLLEVLSSASEYAQLPIRPGEEEVVRRLINHQRFSFENPRVTDPHVKANALLQAHFSRQFVGGNLALDQREVLLSANRLLQAMVDVISSNGWLSLALLAMEVSQMVTQGMWERDSMLLQLPHFTKDLAKKCQENPGKSIETVFDLLEMDDDERRELLGMPDSQLFDIARFCNRFPNIDLSYEVIDSDVRAGEDVTIQVTLERDQAEVGPVDAPRYPKSKEEGWWLVVGDTKHNLLLAIKRVSLQRKLKAKLEFAAPADAGKKSYTLYFMCDSFMGCDQEYAFAIDVKEAGAAD